CTCGCTGATGCCAGGAACCTGGGGGGCAGGAACTTCATGAAAATCTTCATCAGTAAGGTTTCTGACTTTGATTGGGCGGCTCTGGGCACGGGCACAGCTAGGCACGCTGAGAAGCTGAAGCTGGAGATGGAAAGGGACGCTCGTATTGCTGAGGAGGCCCGGCTTGCAGCTGAGTAGGCCCGGGTCGTGGTTGATGAAGTTCGTACGGAGGTAGAGACTGATAAGccttaatttaatttaattttgaaaaatagacTTTTGGATGGGTAAGCGGGCACCCTTCTCGCCTCGCGTttgtatttgaaatattctaCCTTGGGGCATAACTTATTTTATATAAAATGCCAAGTCTTTTGTGCCCGCATTTATACTTATTGTGCTAGACGATTCTCTTAATTTTCTGTAAACTTACCATGCCCCTATTGACCAAAAGCTATCATAATCCTGGCCGTGTATGACGGATGTTACACCTTCACAGTGAGCAGAGCTCATCAGCTCGCATCATTATTCAATCAAATAAAATGAATGATATTTTAAGTAGAACAGGCTCGCACTATTACTAACACACAAGTGTTGCATGTGTACTTGCATTAGCGAGTCGGGCCCAGGGCCTCGCATCTTGTTCCTGTGTCCTCTCCTCGCATAATGCGACCCTGACCATACTTGATAGAGGGTTGGGCTCCCCGGCCCGCATCTATCGTCCTACGAGACATGGATATGGGCTAGCATCGCGACTATCCCTAACTTTTAAGTTAGTTAAGGGGGTTTGTGGGCACCTCTCACTATTTTTATCTTCGTCTTTAATCCGTTTTGTGCTCATTACTTTTTGAAGCGGGCCGAGGCCCAGCTCGTTTCATAAACTTGTTTTCAAGCGGGCCGGGGCCCGGCTTGACTTATGcttttaacatgttaataaaacAATTGTTATGTCCTCGCATGGGCTCCCAAGGATGGGTTCCCCTGCTGGATATCTTAATCTATTAACAGGATTTAAAATATCAAGGGCATAAATAAATATCAATCGTTCATTCATAGATAACGGAAAGTGAAAGGAGTACATGCTTGTGGTCTCAGGGAGGcacctatatggcactaccccccgagacttaggaatatttTAAGATAATATTAAGTCTGAGAAGAACAATATTACTGATAATATTTGCGGAGGTGTTCTGCGTTCCAGGCTCTCAGGATCAACTTATcttgcatatcattgaggtggtaggttccctcccagAGCACTGATTTTATCTTGTAGGGGCCTTCCCAATTTGCCCCAAAGACTCTGTGACTCACCACCTTGGTCTTTGGCATGACCCGGCGCAGGACAAAATCTCCCACCTTAAAAGTTCGGGCTCGAACCTTACTGTTGTAGTGACTTGCTGTCCTCTGCTGATATGCTGATATCCTGATCTGAGCATCTTCCCGAGTTTCTTTGATCATGTCCAAATAGAGCCAATGGTTGACCTCATTTGCCTCTGAGTCATAGTTGTCCCTCCGAAAAGAACCTGCCCCTACCTCAACGGGCACCATAGCTTCACACCCATACACCAAAGAGAAAGGGGTCTCTCCAGTTGTAGTTCGGGGAGTCGTGTTGTAAGACCATAGGACCTGGGTGGGCTCCTCCGGCCATGTCCCTTTCCTCTCTTCAAGCTTTGCCTTCAAGGTGTGCTTAATGATATTATTAACAGCCTCCGTCTGCCCGTTACTTTGGGGGTGGCAAACTGCACTAAAACTCTTCTGAATCCCCAGCTGCTCATAAAATTCCCCCATTTCCTTGCTATCAAATTGTTTCCCGTTGTCAGATATCAACTTTTAAGAGATGCCATAGCGGCACACAATAGTCCTGTGCACAAATTCCTTGAGCTTTTTTGTCGTGATAGTGGCTAGAGGCTCGGCCTCTACCCACTTAGTGAAGTAATCTACCGCAACAACCGCATACTTGACACCTCCCTTGGCATTCGGGAGTTCTCCAACCAGATCAATCCCCACATAGCGAAGGGCCAAgggctcatgagggatgtgaGGGGAGCCACGGGGCTGTTATAATAATTGGCATATCGCTGGCACTTATCACAGGATCGGGAGAATTCAAAGGTATCTTTTTTCATTGTTGGCCAATAGTAACCTTGACAGAGGATTTTCTGAGCTAGAGAGCTATCCCGGGTGATTACCACAAATGCCCTCGTGTACTTCCCTTAGGATATAATTGCATTCATCCCCATCTATGCACTTGAGGAGGGGCACGCTGAACCCTCTTATGTATAGGACTCCATCGTATATCACATAGTGGGCTGCTTTGTATTTTATCCTTCTTGCATCATTCTTTTCATGCGGAAGTGAACCTTCTTTTATGTAGGCTAAGATAGGTGTCATCCACGTGGGGACGAGGTTATCACTGAGGCTGCCCACCTCATGCTCGGGCACACTAGGCTGCCTCTGTATGTTAAGGGGCACGACCCCTAGCAGAGTGGCCTCGCGACGTGAGCCGAGTTTAGTTAGCTCATCCGTGCCTTCATTCTGCCCGCACGAGATTAGTTACGTCCTCACCTCATTGAACCCTGCGATTATCTTCTGCGCACACTTCAAGTAAAGCTCCATTCTCGGCCTCTTAGCTTGATACCCCCCGTTTATCTGATATACCACAATCATGGAGTCACTAAACACATTCAAATTCCCCACCTTCATTTCTAAAGCTAGCTTGAGACCGTTGATCAGGAcctcatactcagcatcattgttggttgcaTAAAAGGCCAGATGGGTCGCACGTCTGATCTTGTGCGCCTCTGGGCTGATTGACTCAATTCCAGCTCCTGCACCATCCCCATTAGAGGCTCCATCCACAAATAGGCTCCACCATGGGGCACTATTTTGGCTTTTCATCCCGACCTCTTCTGTACTAGGTATGAAACAAGGGCTCCCTGCTCCACTTCTTGATGTGGAGGAAATTCTAGCACAAAATCGGCCAGGGCTTGGCCTTTGGTTGCGGTCCTTGGCTTACAATCCACCTCGAACTGGCCGAGCTCAACCGTCCACTTCAGCATTCGACCAGAATACTCCGGTTTGTGCATTACTTGCCTGAGGGGGTAGGAGGTTCGTACTTCTACCATGTACGGACCAGAACATTTCTGATAGATGGCGGACATGATCATTTTCTTATTTTGACTTCACAAGCATATCATCTACATAGGTCTCCATAGTCTTCCCCAATTGATGTTTGaatatcttatttaccaacctttgataggttgCCCCAGCGTTAAGGAGCCCGAAGGGCATCCCGATATAACAATAGAGGCCCCGATCAGTAATAAATGAGGTGTGCTCCTAATCTGGCCATACATTGGGATTTTGTTATATCCAGAATAAGAATCCATAAAGTTAAGTAGTGCGTGCCCAGCTGTGGAATCAACCAGCTGGTTGATTCGGGGTAGAGGAAAACTATCCTTCGGGAACGCTTTGTTTAAGTCGATGAAGTCCACACATTTCCTCCATTTGCCATTTAGTTTCTTGACAAGCACTGGGTTGGACAGCCACATGGGGTAGAATGCTTCCCTTACAAGCCCTGCCTCCATTAGTCTATCCACCTCTTCTTTGAGGGCCTCTGCCCTCTCTCCACTAATCGGCCGCCTCTTCTGTCTGACCTCCTTCTTTTTCGGGTCCAAGTTAAGCTGGTGGCACATGACATTCAGGTCAATCCCTATCATATCAgagtgtgaccatgcaaagacatccaaattTCTCCTCAAGAATTGGGCCAGATCCTCCCTCAAGTCAGGACTTAAGTTAGAGCCCATTCTGAGTACTTTGAAAGGATCATTCAGGTCTACCAAGATTGGAATTACGTCATCTGCGGCCCCAGCCCTTTTGACCATTGGGGGCATTCTCGGGTCTAAGTCTGCCCGAGCCTCGCTGGTTTCTCCCAATTCTGTGATTGTCAAATCTTCTGTGTCTTCGAGCTTGGGCTGGTGAGCTTGAACCGGATTTTTACCAAGCGTTCAGAGGTCATAGTGACCGTGTGAGTGATTCCGTTGGGCAGATCCATAGTTGTTGTTGTTTCTTCGCAAGCCCACTTCCCTTTTCTGAGTCTTGCAGTGATTTATTCTGGGCTCTCTTCTTCATCAGTTGCCTCTTCTATAATCGCCTCATGTACCAATATGATGGGCTGAGAGGCTTCCATCAGCAAGGCCCCTGGGCGCGGTTTCACCTGAATCCCCATGTGCTCGAAATAGTTCTCAGGAAATTCTTCGATTGAAATCAGGTTACAAGTCTCGTGTCCTTCAGGCCGTACTCTCTTCCTGCCCTCTGCCTCTTCCATGAGAGCATCGCCTTTACCCAGTTCGACCATCTCCTTTGATGCATTTCCTGACTCGGCCGCCCTGAGTGCCTGGTTGTAGCAGACCCTCGATTCATATTGATAGCTCTTCAAGAAGCCTACCCCCGTGGGGGTTGGGAATTTTACTGTCATGTGATGgatcgaggtcaccatcctcattgccctcataAGGGGCCTGCACACTATAACATTGTAGGAACAAGGCTGATCTACCATTGTAAATATAGCGATCCGGGTGGCCACATAAGGCTCTTCTCCTAAGGTTACCGGGAGCCAAATTGTCCCTTTTACTCCGATTGAGTTTCCCGTGAACCCGTACAGGTGTCCACCTGTCGAGGTTAATTCTCTATCTAGCAATCCTAGCTTTTTGTAGGCATCATAAGTCAAAATATCAGCCGAGCTTCCGGTATCCACCATTGTTCGATGAACATTCACCGTTCCAATTTTCATTTTTATGACCAGAGCATCAGTATGAGGGTAATGCACCCATTTGGCATCGTTCTCCCTAAACACGATGTCATCAGCCTCCTTTTCAAAGAGCTCTGGGGGCCTTTGGCTCAGATGGTTGACGTTGGTGAGGGGATTGTCCTTTACTTctcgggcatacctgttcatcgccttccggctgtctcctccaatgtgagacccgcctagaataatatgaataCTTCCGGTCCATGGTATCCTTTCTTTGTTCTCTGGGGGTGGAGGAGGGACCATATGATAATCATCCTTGTGCTTCCGAACCTCCTTGACAACCCACTCAGTAAGCTTTCCTTACCTTATCAGTgtctcaatttcatctttcaattgcctgcAATCAGTCGTATCATGCCCCGTCGCCTCGTGGTATGCACAATACTTTGAGGTATCCCTTTTATTGTAGTCTGTGAGAGGAGTTGCCTTCCTGGATACCCCATTTCCAGCATATATAGCATATATATGATCGACAAAGGCTACTAGAGGGGTTGTGTCTTCCATTTGCTTGTATAGGGTCTTCCCGAATCTTTGGCGGTCTCTTTGCCCCGAGTGGACTTTTTTGGGCTTGAACTACGATGATATGTTTTTCTCCTCTCGTCAGGGCTCGAGGATCGGTCCCTCTTGTCTCTGTAGTTCTCGCTAATTTTCAGCTCCCTCATCGATTTCTCCACTCTCTTAAAGGGTTCGGTTTGCTCATAGAATTCGGCCAAGGTTCTCGGCTCACTTGCCTAGAGGCTCTTCCAAAATTTTGACCCTTATTTCAACCCTGTAATCAAGAAATTCGTGATGGTCTCCTCACTGGCCCCCCTCACCTTGGGAACTTCGGCGTTGAACCGATGAAAGTATTCTGCCAGGGGCTCCCCCTCCCTTTGCTTGATGTTGGCTAACGTAGCCACAAGAGGTGAGCAGTGGAGGGTGGACTGAAATTGTCTGATGAACAAGTCCTCCAATTGCCGCCATGTCCTTATGCTAGCAGGTcccaacttggagaaccattgGTGGGCACTACCTCTGAGTGACGCCGCGAAGAGTCTGCAGCGGGTCATCTCTGGCACCTGATAGACTTTCATCTCAATGTTAAATTGTATAACGTATTCCGCCGGGTCAGCTTCTCCGTTGAATAGAAGATCGGGGTTGTGCCTAAATACCCTAGGTAGGAGGGATGATCGGATAGCAGCCATGAACGGAGAAGGGGCAGCTGAGGTTGGGGGCCCCCTCTTCTATCCCTCCATCTCATCCAAGATCCTCCTTAGGTCTCTTACTCTAACAACTTCTCCTTCTCTATCACCATTCGCGTTACTCGAATGGTGTGAGCCTTGAGGTCGCTCGCGGCGTCCCCCTCTTCCGGCTCGCACTTGCGACTCCTCTTCATGATTGTCTCTGCGTCTACGTCGCTCCTCCCTCCTGGGCGAGGTACGATGACGTCTTTCTAGAGGGGTCGCTGCACGCTCTCTTTTTGAGCCTCTCTGATCCCCGGGCTCTTTTTCGTCTCTCTCTTTCTTGCAATTCTCTAACTTAAGCCTGAGGTCATGCTCACTTAGCTTTTTACCCACACGGTCTAGCACGCTAGTCGTCCTTGCCTCAGACGAAGATGGCTTCTGCCCCGATCTCTTAGAGATCTGGCTGCCCCGCTCATCATGACCTTGGGGTATGTCTTCCTCTTCATGCGATGCCTTTTACTTCTGCTTGGTCTCAGTTGTCGCGTCATCAAAATCGTGGATCAGCCTCTTTTGAGGACCTTTGCCCTTCCAGCTACGCTGAGAGACCTTGAGGCGGCGTGCCTTACGCTTGGCGTTCCGGCCCGAGCTTCTCTCTACCTTTGACATCAGGGCGTTAATCTCGTTCATCTAATCGGCTAGTCCTTCGAGGTATATTATGACCACCTTCCCGTCCACGGTTGCGATTGGTGGAGGTGGCGCCTGATTTTATGGGGGCGTGTGTTCAACCTCGTTCTGGTCTTTCTTCTTGCCCCCGCTTCCTGGTGTCGCTGCTTGTTTGCCTTCTTTGGTCATTTCTTCTCCCTAAGATGAAACCCTCCCTTCCTTCTAGTGCTAATttttatagggagaatttcgtataacagtgtTGTGGAGGTTGATGGGTGAAACAAGgatcaaggacggtgtttgaaggcggaggaaggttgttttgTGGTGAcggctgagcttgtatgttgactcctcAAGAAAGAATAGGATTTTattattctctatcaagtgtcgactcatgtctcatacaagtgctatgtaccctatttatagggatcaagcctcacgtagttcttggggaacaagtcacgtaggctaaGGTTAGGGTTCTTCAACacgtgcagcccaagcccatgataaaagtcaggccttcagccaattagtcacgtaaatcttgaccagctccacacgcttcctacaatctcgcggcatctccgcatttcttcccgtaattgtaggaataacccgtgtcggccgggaaatctacgagcaactcagtcatctatgagtcactttccatgttgcactAAGGCTGGTGAGATATTACCCTACAATAGACAAAGATCGGGAGGTGATGACACAAAACAAGCCTTTATTATTCTACAATGGTTAGAGAGCAATGATTCAGGACGTAAATTGAGGAGTTTGTAACACTTTAGTCCTATATGGAGTAGATTGGGACTGTTGCTCATTTAACAAGATAAAGTAATATTATTATGTGCATCGACAATCATGATTTACTTTCGATGAACTTGTTGTTTATCTAAATTGGCTACATTTAGGCCGCTCGATTTTGACTTATTATGGATTCGTCCAAAGGGAAAAGACACTGTTCGAATTACGTATATATGTTTGTAGGCCTGAAGATGATGTCGGCCTAATAAGAGGGGTGTTTGTAATATCCCGCGCCAATAGATAAGAATATTTGagatttttataaataataattaaagaatttaccaaaaatactaaCTTTTCTAAGTTTTTTTACGATTTTACTATCTTTcgattttttttgcaaaaatacggaatAAATCAAAATTAACCAAGATCAACCAGATATGCAACTAATTGAATAAAAAATTTTAGGTTGATTTGAGATTGCATGTAGTTGCAGAAACTCGTCAAATGTTGCATGTAGTTGATTTCAGTTGCCAAAAaatcgtatttttgcaaaaaaattcgaaaaatagtatttttgtaAATTGAAAagtatttttacaattttttttaaaaaattgcaGTAATTTTGCAAATTAGTATTCTTGTATGTTGACTCCTCAAGATAGAATAGGGTTTTattattctctatcaagtgtcgacttatgtctcatacaagtgctacgtaccctatttatagggatcaagcctcacgtagttcttggggaacaagtcaaTTAGGCTAAGGTTAGGGTTCTTCAACacgtgcagcccaagcccatgataaaagtcaggccttcagccaattagtcacgtaaatctcgaccagccccacacgcttcctacaatctcgcggcatctccgcataTTTTCCCGTAATTGTAGGAATAACCCGTGTCGGTCGggaaatctacgagcaactcagtcatctatgagtcactttccatgttgcacacaaagaCCTTTAATGCGGGCCAACCTGGTCACttcggcccgcaccgccttccttTTCAACTAATAAATACAATATTACCTATGTTTTCATAAAATGTGGGCTCATGGgcccagcccgcgtgtgggcacctgagcccagcCCGCGCGTGGGCAACTGAGCCCAACTCGTGTGTGGGAAACTGATCCCGGCTCGCGTATGAGAATCCAGATGACAAGTGTGAGCCCACCTCACATGACATGTCATGAGTCCAgcccgcatgtgctggcccaagtcaCGTTAATCCATGGAGATTCAGTAAGTCAGTCGGTGGATGCTTTCTTTTTGAatccttcttctcttttttttgtttcttaATTTCCGTAGTGGAAGCCCACATATAAGAGTCCAGCTATTCAATATACCTaagggacctgtttagggccaTGACCGAAAACGGGCATAACTAACCCGAATTCTAAGTAGTCGATAtgttgtttcaaaaaaaaaagttAGTATGTTATTAAATATTTCCTTACAAATTAATAGTTGCCAtttggaaaaaaaattgaaaagcATTTTATAACTGGTAACCTTACTCATTCTTAAAATCCATAGTTATATTTAAGTTGTTAACTATGACCGTGATTTAATATAATGCTAGGGCAGTATACATACATCTAGACCTGGCAAAATGGGTCTGGATCCGAATTACCGAACCGAAATTCATGAAACCGAGATCCGATCCGAGATCCGAATCATACAATCCGATAGTTATCCGAAAACCGATTCAAACTGATCCGAAAAATACCCGAATCGAAAATTTAACCTAAAATGAGTTGAAATACAAGATCCAATTATAACTTTGAACCGATTAAAACCGAATAATATATTACCTGGACCGAATATGAcctgaaataaataaaatttatactctgaacaattttatgtttatggtaacatacttatttaatcatattcttTTGTAAAAGTACATTATATTACATTAAAAACACACAATCAAATAAAAAAGATATTTTGTAAAtctcaaaaattgaaaaaataaataagttatgatcCGAAAATATCCGAACCGAATTTAATCCGAACAGATGTTTGTCCGATCTTAATCCGAATTTTATCCGATTTTAATCCGAATTACACCCGAACAGAATCAtatccgatccgatccgaatgGTCTTCAAATATATCATAAACCGAAAATAGATCTGGTCCGAAATTGATCCGATCCGAAACCGAACCGGTTATCCGAATTACCAGGTTTACATACATCACCGCCCCGCTGAATATGATTGCCGAATTGACCGATATCACGCGTACAACTGTGCGTACATGTGCGGCCACAGATCATATAACTATCatacaaatattttattaatttttacttaaatattaattaattgataTAGTATGAACTAATTAATGTACATAATTTTTTAAGCTGCCAGGGAATCACAGACAAAATTGGAGATTTAAGGTTTTGATTTTGTTTGCAGGGGCGGGGAAAAGGAGATGAGCGGAGCAGGACGTCACGTTTGGTCACTGTGATTCCACAATTGGGTTCTAGAAAAATTTGAGATAGGATATATTTATCTccaggtatatatatatatagtggtGAGTAAGCAAGAGCAGTGCTTCAACTTCAAGGAGTAGGAATAACTAGTGGCGGTGGATGATATTGACACATCCCATGTTTACACACACCATGTATTCCTATAATCGTTTTTTCCCAGTGCGTGATATTTTAGCATATATATGATCGCATGATGCTGTCAGTTAAtgataaatatttcaaaaaatttTAACTCCGATCTGCTTTAAATTAGTTAAGAATTCGAAGAAATTTCATTTTATATTTCAGGTGACCAATAAAAATTAACAATTACTAGTTTTATATCCATGTAATGTACAAGatgatttataaattattttttcctgaatatttaattttatatttaaatattatttttggttcatttgaaagaaaattattatttttggttctcCTAAgcttcaattgaatgatattGTAAGTTATTGTTTTAACCGAAtgattaaattattattttaacccTTCAATTACTTTACGTAATTTGCAGTATTGCGTGAACCGATGGGATTTACGGCTGGAAAAAAAAACACACCACATTAATATATTTACACCGATTATTTGTACGGTATAATAAGTTAATGTTTCTGACAAAAGAAAAGGTTAATATTTATAGCGAGCAATTAAACTTTTATCTATTTACTTGACGCTgctatttttaaaattactattACATTGGACTAAACCGCAAAAGCTCCCTCGAGCCACGCATATATGTGTATAATGTTTCATAAGGGGCTTCAAAATCATGGTTCCAAAAAATTTGTTAATCTATGGATGCATGGTTAATCAGTGATTTAGTAAATACTTATATACAACTAATGTGTACGCAGCCGCAAATTGCAGGTGTTTGACCAAATATATAAGGTGGCACAAAAAGTCGTTGAGCTGCTTCCCAGAAACTCTTGACTATTGCCTAAATATGTAAACAAATATAGCACAGAACATGCCTGTTTTGTCATTCTTCCACTGTTGTGATTCTGcaaatataaatacatatgtaCAGCACTGCTCCAGTTGAAAATAAAGTTTTGTGAGTTGCCCCGTCAATTCTTGGAGTTGGACTTGAAACATTCAATTCTTACATGCACGAACGGTAGGCCTAATACTATTGTATATTTTAATATGGGCACATAGTTAATCAATTACCAACTATTCATGAATTTTTAGTAGCAGTAAAGTGAgacttataattatatatatagcTGGAGTAATTTCATGGTCATGGGTTTGGCCTATGAACATGAATTTAAGTATTTAACTACTTCTGTTCCTGCAATTCAAAATTTTATCATTCTGAATTTTAGTTAAGTGATTTTAGCTAAATATTTCCTTTTAAAGAAATAAAAGTTTTAAAGATATGAATCTCAATAAAAACATGTACGATAGCCATTTCGTAAAGAAATCAAGTATAAGCTTAGAAAATAAGGATTGAACTGTGGAAAAATGCAGGAAAAAAGGTAAATATCATCATCAGTAAGATGAATAGCATGCATTATTATACCAGTACGCAGCTCCAACTCCGTATAATTAGTCGCTGGAGAATAAGATTGTTTATTGTGTGCCAAATAATGGATAGAAAGTAAAAATTTGTAAAGTAAAAAAGGGAGCTCGTTTCGTTGATTGATAATTTGAACTTCTGCCAGGAGCCCATAATTGACTTTAATctatcagtatatatatatattttaatgcATAGAACTTCCGTAAAGCACTTCTTTTACTGTTTCAAATGTTTCAAAATTGCAAGCAAACACGACCTTTTACTCCCTTATTACTCAATTCTTGcgacataaataaataattgtaTCCTATAAATGCCAATCTTTGCAAATCTATTTTCAAAATAGCTTCAAATAATAATGTGTCAATTAGTTATTTATCATTATCTTAAAAATAATGTCACCATTAATTTTGGAACAATTTTGGAATTATGTCATCGCTTTTATATCCGGTACTTGTACTATTGAAAGTGAAATTTTAAAATAGTTAAATCATAAGATCTCTTTTTCTTATATATGATTTTAAAACCTATATGAAATTAAAAAACTATATGTTATCGTAGGAGACATTTTGAATTTGATAGATCAATTATAACATCCTACATggatataaaaataaataattactgTGTCTCAAATCACTAATTTTTGCGGACTAACCTGTGATGGGTCTTTATGTACGGTACACATTCAGTAGTAAACTTGAATGTTATAAATATTATCAGAGTCGACTCTCAAAAATTTGATGTTTCAACTTGTCAGAGTTGTCGAAGGTGGGCACTAAGGCCGGTGAAATAACAAAGATCGGGAGGTGGTGACACAAAACAAGCCTTTATTATTCCACAATGGCTAGAGAACAATGATTCAGGACGTAAATCAAGGAGTTTGTAACACTTTAGTGCCATATCGAGTAGATTGGAACTGCCGCTCATTTAACaagataaaataatattattatgtGCATCAACAATCATAATTTACTTTCGATGAACTTGTTGTTTATCTAAATTAGCTACATTTAGGCCGCTAGATTTTGACTTATTATGGACTCGTCCAAAGGGCAAAGACACTGTTCGAATTACGTATATATGTTTGTGGGCCGGAAGATGATGTCAGTCTAATAAGAGGGGTGTTTGTAATATCCCGCACCAATAGATAAGAATATTTGagatttttataaataataattagagaatttaccaaaaatactaaCTTTTCTAAGTTTTTTTTACGATTTTACTATCTTCCgctttttttttgcaaaaatacggaatAAACCAAAATCAATCAAGATCAATCAGATATGCAACTAATTGAATAAAGTTATTTTGGTTGATTTGAGGTAGCATGTAATTGCAGAAACTTATCAAGGTTTCATGTAGTTGATTTCAGTTgccaaaaaatcatatttttgcaaaaaaaatttgaaaaatagtatttttgcaaattaaaaagtatttttaattatttttctaaaaaaataatagTAATTTGGTATAAATATTTTTATAGTTggatatttttcaaaaaaaccctaaaaatgattaatatatattaaatagcCAGTATGCTAGGAACTTGGACGGTATATTAATTTTATGAAGTTTCAAAAATTAAACGGGACTGAATTGGAGGTCAGTCTTCACTAATTCCCGGCCGGGGATATATGCATGTAGACAACATCAATAAGCGGGGCTCTGTATGTAAAATTAGTAAAGTAATAAATGGTGAAGGGATAAGGTGACATAATATAGAATATTACACATGTTTCCTTCTCCAACCGCCCCTACCAGCCCCTACCTCCTTCTAACAAAAATTtaacttattcaaaaccaaaTACAGAAAATGACTAATTCCCTTTTCACATCTATTTTCAAACATGTCGATGTGTACTCGGTACTTACATGTATATTACAGCCAATAATATTGAACATGCCAAATATTTGTAGACTAAATAtccaaataaaaaaaactcacaAGCAGCAAACAAGTTGCTTGTAGCAAACGTATCTAACTCTTTA
The sequence above is drawn from the Apium graveolens cultivar Ventura chromosome 2, ASM990537v1, whole genome shotgun sequence genome and encodes:
- the LOC141692006 gene encoding uncharacterized protein LOC141692006 — encoded protein: MAAIRSSLLPRVFRHNPDLLFNGEADPAEYVIQFNIEMKVYQVPEMTRCRLFAASLRGSAHQWFSKLGPASIRTWRQLEDLFIRQFQSTLHCSPLVATLANIKQREGEPLAEYFHRFNAEVPKVRGASEETITNFLITGLK